A single genomic interval of Melanotaenia boesemani isolate fMelBoe1 chromosome 4, fMelBoe1.pri, whole genome shotgun sequence harbors:
- the march1 gene encoding E3 ubiquitin-protein ligase MARCHF7, with product MPVQQINVVPVRETASNGKSAPRSKDKNEGRKAPGRSGSRSSNISKASNSTTGLTTASRTSITPSAQDICSHGPQTRLQKDASESHKHNKHTHNTSAMTVTSTALSSSAQAQKKQVKRRHRRKRSSCTTFDCVEPNGKQEHSDRSLSSDRSELGEKRERSFKNRRELPPRLRCSGVQQSESSTEDEAWRETRSWSKEKARRARRRSVSSRERDTTNGAKGEDKTEIMELQSVDSDEGKENQPLVEDSGGLKKRHNIRDSLNRDGHVSQRERSRSREKEKKAQSPRGSSSLADDREELITKRYQEKGSGGGDMSVPTPQKHCGMNGGTAQPCSDDSELEVCRICHCEGDDECPLIMPCRCTGSLGFVHQACLNQWIKSSDTRCCELCKFDFIMETKLKPLSKWEKLHMSKSERRKIFCSVLFHLIAIVCMLWSVYILIKRTTDEIRLGKNGVLEWPFWTKLIVVAIGFTGGLIFMYIQCKVYLQLWRRLKAFNRIITVQNCPEKNLHNPQARPTTLTNGKHESVEVPVTPVTLAPVPPAEAQMDSDMSVEAAVAPAQNPLHRSLDLEMPQTNLKCKD from the exons ATGCCAGTACAACAGATAAATGTGGTTCCAGTAAGGGAGACAGCGAGCAATGGCAAGAGTGCTCCTCGCTCTAAAGACAAGAATGAG GGGAGGAAGGCACCTGGGCGCTCAGGGAGTCGGTCTAGCAACATCTCCAAG GCCAGCAATTCTACAACTGGACTTACTACAGCTTCAAGAACATCAATAACCCCATCAGCTCAGGATATATGCAG tcaCGGCCCGCAAACCCGTTTACAGAAGGATGCTTCTGAATCGCATAAACacaacaagcacacacacaataccTCTGCCATGACAGTCACCAGCACAGCTCTGAGCTCATCAGCTCAGGCCCAGAAAAAGCAGGTAAAGAGGCGTCACCGCCGCAAAAGGAGCAGCTGCACCACCTTTGACTGTGTGGAGCCCAACGGCAAACAGGAGCACAGCGACCGCAGTCTCAGCTCCGACCGCAGTGAGCTGGGTGAGAAAAGGGAACGCTCCTTCAAGAACCGCAGGGAGCTCCCTCCTCGTCTTCGCTGCTCAGGTGTCCAGCAGTCTGAATCCTCCACTGAGGATGAAGCATGGCGCGAAACTCGCAGCTGGAGTAAGGAAAAAGCCCGAAGAGCACGCCGCCGTAGTGTAAGCAGCAGAGAGAGGGATACAACAAATGGTGCTAAAGgagaagacaaaacagaaataatggaGCTGCAGTCTGTTGACTCAGATGAAGGGAAGGAGAATCAGCCGCTGGTGGAGGACAGCGGTGGCCTTAAGAAGCGCCACAACATCAGGGATTCACTGAACAGAGATGGCCATGTTTCACAGAGGGAGAGATCACGgagcagagaaaaagagaagaaggcaCAGAGCCCAAGAGGCAGTTCCTCATTGGCAGACGATAGAGAGGAGCTCATTACTAAGAGATACCAGGAGAAGGGGTCAGGAGGCGGAGACATGTCCGTGCCCACCCCACAGAAACACTGTGGAATGAACGGGGGCACAGCACAACCCTGCTCAGATGACTCTGAGCTGGAGGTCTGCAG GATCTGTCACTGTGAGGGAGATGACGAGTGTCCGCTCATAATGCCATGTCGCTGCACGGGAAGCCTAGGCTTTGTTCATCAGGCATGTCTCAACCAATGGATCAAATCCTCAGACACTCGATGCTGTGAACTTTGCAAATTTGACTTCATCATGGAGACAAAGCTCAAACCTTTGAGCAAG TGGGAGAAGCTACACATGTCGAAGAGTGAGAGGAGAAAGATCTTCTGTTCAGTGTTGTTTCACCTGATAGCAATAGTGTGTATGTTGTGGTCTGTCTACATTCTGATCAAGAGAACCACAGATGAGATCAGACTGGGGAAGAACG gtgtgctggagtggCCCTTCTGGACCAAGCTGATAGTGGTGGCCATTGGCTTTACAGGTGGCCTAATCTTCATGTATATTCAGTGTAAAGTCTACCTGCAGCTTTGGCGCCGGCTCAAGGCCTTTAACCGCATCATCACCGTACAGAACTGCCCAGAGAAGAACCTACACAACCCTCAGGCCCGACCCACTACGCTCACCAACGGCAAGCATGAATCTGTGGAGGTTCCAGTTACCCCGGTTACCTTAGCCCCTGTCCCGCCTGCAGAGGCACAGATGGACTCTGACATGTCTGTGGAGGCTGCAGTGGCGCCGGCACAAAACCCG CTCCACAGGTCACTGGATCTTGAGATGCCACAGACAAATTTAAAGTGCAAGGACTGA
- the apela gene encoding apelin receptor early endogenous ligand, whose translation MRVFNLIYLFLLLTAIVTPVSSARPDFLNLRRKYHRHHCLHRRCMPLHTRVPFP comes from the exons ATGAGGGTTTTCAACTTGATCTACTTGTTCCTGCTGCTCACAGCTATTGTAACTCCGGTGTCCTCGGCCAGGCCAG attttttGAATCTGAGGAGAAAATATCACAGACACCACTGCCTACACAGAAGATGCATGCCCCTCCACACAAGAGTTCCCTTCCCTTAA
- the tmem192 gene encoding transmembrane protein 192 isoform X1 — translation MDSKGPSLYAQPGPSVDMNRSVEENSLVDGPLISADALSSAIRREFQTVPTSCHASMLSLLHVLYVILSVVVAVLCVLKFGQEEVCMSILGNVSGGSAIVYGKVCLWVLVMMFTGCVQHHHSKVRSRGYLRFYRQTQWLKQVPLTIHSSGNVLLLILLATNLSQTVHTYMLLSVLGMELLVAVPCLLFYTVKVMQFNRDRAAPDVSQEELSHTYSVTSLPTETGFRGASSLEEVVEKQADLIEYLKQHNTLLSKRLLNLTAQH, via the exons ATGGATTCAAAGGGGCCGTCGCTTTATGCA caGCCAGGTCCCTCAGTAGACATGAACCGGAGCGTAGAGGAAAACTCCCTAGTAGACGGACCGCTGATCTCTGCTGACGCCCTCAGCTCTGCTATCAGGAGAGAGTTCCAGACTGTGCCAACATCATGTCATGCCAGCATGTTGTCTCTACTACAT gttctGTATGTTATATTGTCTGTTGTCGTGGCTGTGCTGTGTGTGCTAAAGTTTGGCCAAGAGGAAGTGTGTATGAGTATTTTGGGTAATGTGAGTGGTGGCAGTGCCATTGTGTATGGGAAGGTATGTTTGTGGGTGCTGGTGATGATGTTCACTGGCTGCGTGCAGCACCATCACAGTAAAGTCCGGAGCAGAGGATACCTGCGATTTTACAGACAGACACAGTGGCTGAAACAAGTGCCCCTCACTATTCACTCCTCAG GAAACGTTCTGCTGCTGATTCTTCTTGCCACAAATTTATCACAGACTGTACACACCTACATGCTGCTCAGCGTTCTTGGGATGGAGCTCTTGGTGGCTGTGCCATGCCTGCTCTTTTACACAG tcAAGGTAATGCAGTTCAACAGGGATCGAGCTGCACCAGACGTGAGCCAAGAAGAGCTTTCACACACCTACAGTGTCACAAGCTTACCAACCGAGACTGGCTTCAG AGGGGCCTCCAGTCTGGAAGAAGTGGTGGAAAAGCAGGCTGACCTGATAGAATACCTGAAACAGCACAACACATTGCTGAGCAAGAGGCTACTCAACCTCACTGCTCAGCACTAA
- the tmem192 gene encoding transmembrane protein 192 isoform X2 has protein sequence MDSKGPSLYAPGPSVDMNRSVEENSLVDGPLISADALSSAIRREFQTVPTSCHASMLSLLHVLYVILSVVVAVLCVLKFGQEEVCMSILGNVSGGSAIVYGKVCLWVLVMMFTGCVQHHHSKVRSRGYLRFYRQTQWLKQVPLTIHSSGNVLLLILLATNLSQTVHTYMLLSVLGMELLVAVPCLLFYTVKVMQFNRDRAAPDVSQEELSHTYSVTSLPTETGFRGASSLEEVVEKQADLIEYLKQHNTLLSKRLLNLTAQH, from the exons ATGGATTCAAAGGGGCCGTCGCTTTATGCA CCAGGTCCCTCAGTAGACATGAACCGGAGCGTAGAGGAAAACTCCCTAGTAGACGGACCGCTGATCTCTGCTGACGCCCTCAGCTCTGCTATCAGGAGAGAGTTCCAGACTGTGCCAACATCATGTCATGCCAGCATGTTGTCTCTACTACAT gttctGTATGTTATATTGTCTGTTGTCGTGGCTGTGCTGTGTGTGCTAAAGTTTGGCCAAGAGGAAGTGTGTATGAGTATTTTGGGTAATGTGAGTGGTGGCAGTGCCATTGTGTATGGGAAGGTATGTTTGTGGGTGCTGGTGATGATGTTCACTGGCTGCGTGCAGCACCATCACAGTAAAGTCCGGAGCAGAGGATACCTGCGATTTTACAGACAGACACAGTGGCTGAAACAAGTGCCCCTCACTATTCACTCCTCAG GAAACGTTCTGCTGCTGATTCTTCTTGCCACAAATTTATCACAGACTGTACACACCTACATGCTGCTCAGCGTTCTTGGGATGGAGCTCTTGGTGGCTGTGCCATGCCTGCTCTTTTACACAG tcAAGGTAATGCAGTTCAACAGGGATCGAGCTGCACCAGACGTGAGCCAAGAAGAGCTTTCACACACCTACAGTGTCACAAGCTTACCAACCGAGACTGGCTTCAG AGGGGCCTCCAGTCTGGAAGAAGTGGTGGAAAAGCAGGCTGACCTGATAGAATACCTGAAACAGCACAACACATTGCTGAGCAAGAGGCTACTCAACCTCACTGCTCAGCACTAA
- the tmem192 gene encoding transmembrane protein 192 isoform X3, which produces MDSKGPSLYAQPGPSVDMNRSVEENSLVDGPLISADALSSAIRREFQTVPTSCHASMLSLLHVLYVILSVVVAVLCVLKFGQEEVCMSILGNVSGGSAIVYGKVCLWVLVMMFTGCVQHHHSKVRSRGYLRFYRQTQWLKQVPLTIHSSGNVLLLILLATNLSQTVHTYMLLSVLGMELLVAVPCLLFYTEKDVSVQGQSSNMTDKRLKLVDWNKKYTH; this is translated from the exons ATGGATTCAAAGGGGCCGTCGCTTTATGCA caGCCAGGTCCCTCAGTAGACATGAACCGGAGCGTAGAGGAAAACTCCCTAGTAGACGGACCGCTGATCTCTGCTGACGCCCTCAGCTCTGCTATCAGGAGAGAGTTCCAGACTGTGCCAACATCATGTCATGCCAGCATGTTGTCTCTACTACAT gttctGTATGTTATATTGTCTGTTGTCGTGGCTGTGCTGTGTGTGCTAAAGTTTGGCCAAGAGGAAGTGTGTATGAGTATTTTGGGTAATGTGAGTGGTGGCAGTGCCATTGTGTATGGGAAGGTATGTTTGTGGGTGCTGGTGATGATGTTCACTGGCTGCGTGCAGCACCATCACAGTAAAGTCCGGAGCAGAGGATACCTGCGATTTTACAGACAGACACAGTGGCTGAAACAAGTGCCCCTCACTATTCACTCCTCAG GAAACGTTCTGCTGCTGATTCTTCTTGCCACAAATTTATCACAGACTGTACACACCTACATGCTGCTCAGCGTTCTTGGGATGGAGCTCTTGGTGGCTGTGCCATGCCTGCTCTTTTACACAG AGAAGGACGTGAGCGTCCAGGGCCAAAGCAGTAACATGACAGATAAAAGACTGAAATTGGTTGACtggaataaaaaatatacacacTAA